A genomic stretch from Seriola aureovittata isolate HTS-2021-v1 ecotype China chromosome 13, ASM2101889v1, whole genome shotgun sequence includes:
- the degs2 gene encoding sphingolipid delta(4)-desaturase/C4-monooxygenase DES2, which produces MGKTGGRGDFEWVYNDQPHTSRRKEILAKYPEIKSLMGPDPQLKWVVSGMVLTQLLACYLVHDLSWKWIFFWAYAFGGCINHSLTLAIHDISHNVAFGNKLAKWNRWFAMWANLPIGLPYSASFKKYHIDHHRYLGGDQLDVDIPTDFEGWFFCTPARKVLWLFLQPLFYALRPLVVNPKPVCQLEIQNAVVQLTVDLIIYYLWGLKPIVYLIAGSILCMGLHPISGHFIAEHYMFLKGHETYSYYGPLNRITFNVGYHMEHHDFPSIPGSKLPQVKQIAAEYYDSLPQHTSWTRVLWDFVFDDSIGPYARIKREYKLSKQE; this is translated from the exons ATGGGGAAGACAGGTGGAAGAGGCGACTTTGAATGGGTCTACAATGACCAGCCGCACACttcaagaagaaaagaaatactgG CCAAATATCCAGAAATCAAGTCTCTGATGGGTCCAGACCCCCAGCTGAAGTGGGTGGTATCAGGCATGGTGTTAACCCAGCTTCTGGCGTGCTACCTGGTCCATGACCTCTCCTGGAAGTGGATCTTCTTTTGGGCTTACGCCTTCGGAGGCTGCATCAACCACTCCCTGACTCTGGCTATCCACGACATCTCTCACAACGTGGCCTTTGGCAACAAGCTGGCAAAGTGGAACCGCTGGTTTGCCATGTGGGCCAACCTGCCCATCGGGCTGCCCTACTCCGCCTCTTTCAAGAAGTACCACATCGACCACCATCGGTATCTGGGAGGTGACCAGCTGGATGTTGACATCCCTACAGACTTTGAGGGATGGTTCTTCTGCACCCCTGCCAGGAAAGTCCTGTGGCTCTTCCTCCAGCCGCTTTTCTATGCCCTGCGCCCTTTGGTGGTTAATCCTAAACCAGTGTGTCAGCTGGAGATCCAGAACGCAGTAGTTCAGCTCACAGTAGATTTAATTATCTACTATCTATGGGGGCTGAAGCCCATTGTCTACCTCATTGCAGGATCTATCCTGTGTATGGGACTGCATCCTATCTCTGGACATTTCATAGCTGAGCATTACATGTTCCTGAAGGGACACGAGACATATTCTTACTATGGACCACTTAACCGGATCACCTTCAATGTCGGGTATCACATGGAGCACCATGACTTCCCCAGCATACCTGGCAGTAAACTACCTCAG GTCAAGCAAATCGCAGCAGAGTATTATGACTCCCTGCCTCAACACACGTCCTGGACCCGGGTATTATGGGACTTTGTGTTCGATGACAGCATCGGCCCCTACGCCAGAATCAAACGGGAGTACAAGCTAAGCAAGCAGGAATAG